In one Tessaracoccus palaemonis genomic region, the following are encoded:
- the pyrR gene encoding bifunctional pyr operon transcriptional regulator/uracil phosphoribosyltransferase PyrR codes for MDRTILTADDMAWALTRMTHEILERNRGATDVVLLGILTRGAPLATRLSAVAEAQGHTLPVGQLDITMYRDDLRANPTRTVGRTILPGPIDDKVVVLVDDVLFSGRTIQAALHALADLGRPRSIQLVTLIDRGHRELPIQADIVGKVLPTSRDERVRVRLAESDGEDLVTIERSAS; via the coding sequence ATGGATCGTACGATTCTGACCGCTGATGACATGGCCTGGGCGCTGACCCGCATGACACACGAGATCCTCGAGAGGAACCGCGGGGCGACCGACGTCGTGCTGCTGGGGATTCTCACCCGCGGGGCGCCGCTGGCGACCCGCCTCTCCGCCGTTGCCGAGGCGCAGGGCCACACCCTCCCCGTCGGGCAGCTCGACATCACGATGTACCGCGACGACCTGCGCGCCAACCCGACGCGCACCGTGGGCCGGACGATCCTGCCCGGCCCCATCGACGACAAGGTCGTCGTGCTCGTCGACGACGTCCTGTTCTCCGGCCGGACCATCCAGGCGGCCCTGCACGCGCTGGCCGACCTCGGCCGACCCCGATCGATCCAGCTCGTCACCCTGATCGACCGCGGCCACCGCGAGCTGCCCATCCAGGCCGACATCGTCGGCAAGGTGCTGCCCACCTCCCGCGACGAGCGCGTCCGCGTCCGGCTCGCCGAGAGCGACGGCGAGGACCTCGTCACCATCGAACGGAGCGCCTCGTGA
- a CDS encoding ribose-5-phosphate isomerase has protein sequence MRVHIATDHAAFELKQYLVERLAADGHDVVDHGASTYESLDDYPPLIIPAAEAVVADAGSLGVVLGGSGNGEQIAANKVPGIRAALAYNVELATLARQHNDANVVALGGRMQSLEEGYAIVAAFLGTPFSGEERHQRRIDQISAYEGSVRRR, from the coding sequence ATGCGCGTCCACATCGCCACCGATCATGCGGCCTTCGAGCTGAAGCAGTACCTCGTCGAGCGGCTCGCCGCCGACGGACACGACGTCGTCGACCACGGCGCCTCGACCTACGAGTCGCTGGACGACTACCCGCCGCTGATCATCCCGGCCGCGGAGGCGGTCGTCGCCGACGCGGGCAGCCTGGGCGTCGTGCTCGGCGGCTCCGGCAACGGCGAGCAGATCGCCGCCAACAAGGTCCCCGGCATCCGGGCCGCGCTCGCGTACAACGTCGAGCTCGCCACCCTTGCCCGCCAACACAACGACGCCAACGTCGTCGCACTCGGCGGCCGCATGCAGTCACTCGAGGAGGGCTACGCGATTGTCGCAGCGTTCCTCGGCACCCCCTTCTCCGGGGAGGAGAGGCACCAGCGCCGGATCGACCAGATCTCGGCCTACGAGGGGTCTGTGCGTCGCCGCTGA
- the pepN gene encoding aminopeptidase N encodes MATANITRDEAQQRSEVIATESYRVTVDLTGRNVAEPDRQFLSSTSVNLNSTGGDTHLDIIADEIRSATLDGDEFDVSDYDGYRLPLPRLERGEHTIDVVAVCRYSHTGEGLHRFVDPADQRVYLYTQFETADSRRMYAVAEQPDQKATFQLNVLAPIDWVVFSNATGVQPTDIGDGFGKWKHAVTPRISSYITALVAGEFHVVRGTIHSVKGEVPASVACRRSLTQFLDDDRILTTTQRGFEVFEHAFGVAYPFKTYDQIFVPEFNAGAMENAGCVTFRDEYLFRSRVTARELDARDNTILHELAHMWFGDLVTMRWWDDLWLNESFAEWASHFAGDEIAKKYDTGANPWASFSNERKAWAYLQDQLSTTHPIAADMSDLEKVEQNFDGITYAKGASVLKLLVSFVGLEDFLKGVGAYFRKHEWHNTELEDLLVELASASGRDLSWFSSQWLERAGVNTLSAHFSVDDEDRFSRFEVVQTAHEDWPTLRTHRLGIGIYDLRADGTLTRREYLEVDVNATERTPIDALVGKDKGDVVLLNDGDLTYARVHLDRHSRATLAAHFGGLTDPLARAVAWTSFWEATRDADLPSQEFVTLVLAGLPSEDDMAAVSTLLGQAATAATAFTAPELRSAVNGTLVKGLAGLLKHAEPGSDKQVLVAKALIGAARGESGTALLQGWLVGEEVPEGLVIDTAMRWAITSALAKLGAIGHDEIAAELELDNTSAGAEEAAGAGAALKDDASKAQAWGLVTGDDELPNETYRAICMGFWRYGQDEILEPYPAAYLDLLGRISRREGAWADRGYAAIGTALRWLFPQPLVTDSLVTTIAEWLDSNSPSEQVHRAVTERLDEARRALQAQERSRQA; translated from the coding sequence ATGGCGACGGCCAACATCACCCGGGACGAGGCGCAGCAGCGTTCCGAAGTCATTGCTACCGAGTCCTACCGGGTCACCGTCGACCTGACGGGACGCAATGTGGCGGAGCCGGACCGGCAGTTCCTCTCCTCCACCTCGGTGAACCTCAATTCCACCGGCGGCGACACGCACCTCGACATCATCGCCGACGAAATCCGCAGCGCGACGCTCGACGGCGACGAGTTCGACGTCTCCGATTACGACGGCTACCGGCTTCCCCTGCCCCGGCTCGAGCGCGGCGAGCACACCATCGACGTCGTCGCGGTGTGCCGCTACTCGCACACCGGCGAGGGCCTGCACCGGTTCGTCGACCCCGCCGACCAGCGCGTCTACCTCTACACGCAGTTCGAGACCGCCGACTCGCGTCGCATGTATGCCGTAGCGGAGCAGCCCGACCAGAAGGCGACGTTCCAGCTGAACGTGCTCGCCCCGATCGACTGGGTGGTCTTCAGCAACGCAACCGGCGTGCAGCCCACCGACATCGGGGACGGCTTCGGGAAATGGAAGCACGCCGTCACGCCGCGCATCTCCAGCTACATCACGGCCCTTGTCGCCGGCGAGTTCCACGTCGTGCGCGGCACGATCCACTCGGTCAAGGGCGAGGTGCCGGCCTCGGTCGCGTGCCGCCGGTCGCTGACGCAGTTCCTGGACGACGACCGCATCCTGACCACCACTCAACGCGGCTTCGAGGTGTTCGAGCACGCGTTCGGCGTGGCTTACCCGTTCAAGACGTACGACCAGATCTTCGTGCCGGAGTTCAACGCCGGCGCCATGGAGAACGCAGGCTGCGTGACCTTCCGCGACGAGTACCTCTTCCGCTCCCGCGTCACCGCCCGCGAACTGGACGCCCGCGACAACACGATCCTCCATGAGCTGGCGCACATGTGGTTCGGCGACCTCGTGACGATGCGCTGGTGGGACGACCTGTGGCTCAACGAGTCCTTCGCCGAATGGGCCTCGCACTTCGCGGGCGACGAGATCGCGAAGAAATACGACACCGGCGCGAACCCGTGGGCGTCGTTCAGCAACGAGCGCAAGGCCTGGGCCTACCTGCAGGACCAGCTCTCCACGACGCACCCGATCGCCGCGGACATGAGCGACCTGGAGAAGGTGGAGCAGAACTTCGACGGCATCACCTACGCCAAGGGCGCCTCCGTCCTGAAGCTGCTGGTCTCGTTCGTGGGCCTCGAGGACTTCCTCAAGGGCGTCGGAGCGTACTTCCGCAAGCACGAGTGGCACAACACCGAGCTCGAGGACCTGCTCGTGGAGCTCGCGTCGGCCTCCGGCCGCGACCTGTCCTGGTTCTCCAGCCAGTGGCTCGAGAGGGCCGGCGTCAACACGCTGAGCGCCCACTTCTCCGTTGACGACGAGGACAGGTTCTCCCGCTTCGAGGTCGTGCAGACGGCCCACGAGGACTGGCCGACGCTGCGCACACACCGCCTCGGCATCGGGATCTACGACCTGCGCGCCGACGGAACCCTGACCCGTCGCGAGTACCTCGAGGTCGACGTCAACGCCACAGAGCGGACGCCGATCGACGCCCTGGTGGGCAAGGACAAGGGCGACGTCGTGCTGCTGAACGACGGCGACCTCACGTACGCCCGGGTCCACCTGGACCGCCACAGCCGGGCGACGCTGGCCGCGCATTTCGGCGGTCTGACGGACCCGCTCGCGCGCGCCGTCGCCTGGACGTCGTTCTGGGAGGCGACCCGCGACGCGGACCTGCCCTCGCAGGAGTTCGTGACGCTGGTGCTGGCCGGGCTGCCGAGCGAGGACGACATGGCCGCCGTCTCGACGCTGCTCGGCCAGGCCGCCACCGCGGCCACCGCGTTCACCGCGCCCGAACTGCGCTCCGCCGTCAACGGGACCCTCGTCAAGGGCCTCGCCGGGCTCCTCAAGCACGCCGAACCGGGCTCCGACAAGCAGGTGCTCGTCGCCAAGGCGCTGATCGGAGCCGCCCGGGGCGAGAGCGGCACCGCGCTGCTGCAGGGCTGGCTCGTCGGCGAGGAGGTCCCCGAGGGCCTGGTGATCGACACCGCGATGCGCTGGGCCATCACGTCGGCGCTCGCCAAGCTGGGCGCGATCGGCCACGACGAGATCGCGGCCGAGCTGGAGCTCGACAACACCTCGGCCGGCGCCGAGGAGGCCGCCGGCGCGGGCGCCGCGTTGAAGGACGACGCATCCAAGGCACAGGCCTGGGGCCTGGTGACGGGCGACGACGAGCTGCCCAACGAGACCTACCGGGCCATCTGCATGGGCTTCTGGCGCTACGGGCAGGACGAGATCCTCGAGCCCTACCCCGCCGCCTACCTGGACCTGCTCGGCCGCATCTCGCGCCGCGAGGGGGCCTGGGCGGACCGCGGCTATGCGGCGATCGGCACGGCCCTGCGGTGGCTGTTCCCGCAGCCGCTCGTCACGGACTCGCTGGTGACGACGATCGCCGAGTGGCTCGACTCCAACTCCCCGTCGGAGCAGGTGCACCGCGCGGTGACGGAGCGCCTCGACGAGGCGCGGCGCGCGCTGCAGGCCCAGGAACGGAGCCGTCAGGCGTAG
- the ligA gene encoding NAD-dependent DNA ligase LigA codes for MTDHTEAESGVTSPELRRAWTELNTRLTEAQEAYYGADQPTLSDAEYDAAMRELEDLEAAHPSLVTPDSVTQRVGQARVTEFTPVEHRRRMLSLDNVFSAEELDGWLARTPASSYLVELKIDGLAINLLYLGGRLAVAATRGDGRVGEDVTPNVATIAGIPHRLPAGAPSVLEVRGEVFFPVAGFEKLNEDLVEVGRAPFANPRNAAAGSLRQKNPEVTASRPLRMLVHGIGAVEGIEFDTQSGAYESLKGWGFPTTETYRVVGTGAEVQEFVAWHGEHRHDLSHEIDGIVVKVDDLAEQERLGSTSRAPRWAIAYKYPPEEVNTKLLDIQVNVGRTGRVTPFGVMEPVFVSGSTVEMATLHNGFEVERKGVLIGDTVVLRKAGDVIPEIVAPVVALRDGTERPFVMPTHCPSCGTELRPEKEGDKDIRCPNARSCPSQLRERIFGLASRGALDIEALGWEGAAALLDGRLLADEGGLFTLTAADLLTTDFYTRAAKPAELADEATPKRDGRVLAAAGEKLLTNLEAAKTQPLWRVLVALSIRHVGPTAARSLAARFGSVGAIREASLEQLASAEGVGGVIAESVKGWFDVDWHDAIVAAWAEAGVRMADEVDESTPRTLEGLTVVVTGSLDGFTRDGAKEAIISHGGKAAGSVSRNTDYVVIGANAGSKAARAEQLGLPILDEAGFVRLLSEGPTGLD; via the coding sequence ATGACCGACCACACCGAGGCAGAGTCCGGCGTCACGTCCCCCGAGCTGAGGCGCGCCTGGACCGAGCTGAACACCCGGCTCACCGAGGCGCAGGAGGCCTACTACGGGGCGGACCAGCCGACGCTCTCGGACGCCGAGTACGACGCCGCCATGCGGGAGCTGGAGGATCTGGAGGCCGCGCACCCGTCGCTGGTGACTCCCGACTCCGTCACGCAGCGCGTCGGGCAGGCCAGGGTCACGGAGTTCACTCCCGTGGAGCACCGCAGGCGGATGCTGAGCCTCGACAACGTGTTCAGCGCCGAGGAGCTCGACGGCTGGCTGGCCCGCACGCCCGCCTCGTCGTATCTGGTGGAGCTGAAGATCGACGGGCTCGCGATCAATCTGTTGTACCTCGGCGGCAGGCTCGCGGTGGCCGCCACCCGCGGCGACGGGCGCGTCGGGGAGGACGTGACGCCCAACGTGGCAACGATCGCCGGCATCCCGCACCGCCTCCCCGCGGGGGCCCCGTCGGTGCTGGAGGTGCGCGGCGAGGTGTTCTTCCCCGTCGCAGGCTTCGAGAAGCTGAACGAGGACCTGGTCGAGGTGGGGCGGGCGCCATTCGCCAACCCCCGAAACGCCGCGGCCGGGTCGCTGAGGCAGAAGAATCCCGAGGTCACCGCGTCGCGGCCGCTGCGGATGCTGGTCCACGGGATCGGCGCCGTCGAGGGTATCGAGTTCGACACGCAGTCGGGCGCCTACGAGTCGCTGAAGGGTTGGGGCTTCCCGACAACCGAGACCTACCGGGTCGTCGGGACGGGTGCCGAGGTGCAGGAGTTCGTGGCCTGGCACGGCGAGCACCGCCACGACCTCAGCCACGAGATCGACGGCATCGTCGTCAAGGTCGACGACCTCGCGGAGCAGGAGCGGCTCGGCTCCACGTCGCGGGCCCCGCGCTGGGCCATCGCGTACAAGTACCCGCCGGAGGAGGTGAACACGAAGCTCCTCGACATCCAGGTCAACGTCGGCCGGACCGGCCGGGTGACGCCGTTCGGCGTGATGGAGCCCGTGTTCGTCAGCGGCTCGACCGTCGAGATGGCCACGCTGCACAACGGCTTCGAGGTCGAGCGCAAGGGCGTGCTGATCGGCGACACCGTCGTCCTACGGAAGGCCGGCGACGTGATCCCGGAGATCGTCGCCCCGGTCGTCGCGCTGCGCGACGGCACCGAGCGGCCCTTCGTGATGCCGACGCACTGCCCGTCCTGCGGGACGGAGCTCCGCCCCGAGAAGGAGGGCGACAAGGACATCCGCTGCCCGAACGCGCGGTCCTGCCCCAGCCAGCTGCGCGAGCGGATCTTCGGGCTCGCGTCCCGCGGCGCCCTCGACATCGAGGCGCTGGGCTGGGAGGGCGCGGCGGCGCTGCTGGACGGGAGACTGCTGGCCGACGAGGGTGGCCTGTTCACCCTGACCGCCGCCGACCTGTTGACCACCGACTTCTACACGCGGGCGGCCAAGCCGGCCGAGCTCGCCGATGAGGCCACGCCGAAGCGCGACGGCCGGGTGCTCGCCGCGGCGGGGGAGAAGCTGCTCACCAACCTGGAGGCGGCGAAGACACAGCCGCTCTGGCGTGTGCTCGTCGCGCTGTCCATCCGGCACGTCGGGCCGACCGCGGCCCGCTCGCTGGCCGCCCGCTTCGGGTCGGTCGGCGCGATCCGGGAGGCCTCGCTCGAGCAGCTCGCCTCCGCCGAGGGCGTCGGCGGGGTCATCGCCGAGTCGGTCAAGGGTTGGTTCGACGTCGACTGGCACGACGCGATCGTCGCGGCCTGGGCAGAGGCGGGGGTGCGGATGGCCGACGAGGTCGACGAGTCGACGCCCCGGACGCTCGAGGGCCTGACCGTCGTCGTGACCGGGTCGCTCGACGGCTTCACCCGCGACGGCGCGAAGGAGGCGATCATCTCCCACGGCGGCAAGGCCGCCGGTTCGGTCAGTAGGAACACCGACTACGTCGTCATCGGCGCCAACGCCGGGTCCAAGGCCGCGAGGGCCGAGCAGCTCGGCCTGCCGATCCTAGATGAGGCCGGCTTCGTCCGGCTGCTGTCCGAGGGGCCGACTGGACTGGACTAG
- a CDS encoding dihydroorotase, producing the protein MSTLLHGVTLPDGTRTDLAISDGIFVDDAGSGAEVVDCDGLVALPGLVDVHTHLREPGREDTETVLTGSRAAARGGFTAVCAMANTNPVTDTAEKAEHILDLGWQAALAEVVVIGAISKGLNGAELAELGLMNRSRARVTMFSDDGHCLMNAQLMRRALEWVKPFDGVIAQHSQESNLAGPGACCHEGEISGRLGLGGWPPVAESAIIARDVQLAEATGSRLHVCHVSTAEGVDVIRWAKARGIRVTAEVTPHHLLLGTGELVGYDTTFKVNPPLRTDEHIEAVRAALADGTIDAVATDHAPHAAQDKDHAFVDARPGMIGLEQALSVVIETMVRPGRLDWAGVAERMSHTPARIASLTTQGRPLAVGEPANIVLIDPARTAVVDKTQSVSLSRNNPYDGRTLPDPVEATFWNGRRTYSR; encoded by the coding sequence ATGAGCACCCTCCTCCACGGCGTCACGCTCCCCGACGGCACCCGCACCGACCTCGCGATCTCCGACGGCATCTTCGTCGACGACGCGGGCTCCGGGGCCGAGGTCGTCGACTGCGACGGGCTGGTCGCGCTGCCCGGCCTCGTCGACGTCCACACGCACCTGCGCGAGCCCGGCCGCGAGGACACCGAGACGGTCCTGACCGGCTCCCGCGCCGCCGCCCGCGGCGGCTTCACCGCCGTCTGCGCCATGGCGAACACCAACCCGGTAACCGACACCGCGGAGAAGGCCGAGCACATCCTCGATCTCGGCTGGCAGGCCGCGCTGGCCGAGGTCGTCGTCATCGGAGCCATCTCGAAGGGCCTGAACGGCGCGGAGCTGGCCGAACTCGGCCTGATGAACCGGTCACGCGCCCGCGTCACGATGTTCTCCGACGACGGCCACTGCCTGATGAACGCCCAACTGATGCGCCGCGCCCTGGAATGGGTGAAGCCGTTCGACGGCGTCATCGCGCAGCACTCGCAGGAATCCAACCTCGCCGGCCCCGGCGCCTGCTGCCACGAGGGCGAGATCTCGGGCCGGCTCGGGCTCGGCGGCTGGCCTCCCGTCGCCGAGTCGGCCATCATCGCCCGCGACGTCCAGCTGGCGGAGGCCACCGGCTCCAGGCTCCACGTCTGCCACGTCAGCACCGCGGAGGGCGTCGACGTCATCCGCTGGGCCAAGGCCCGCGGCATCCGCGTCACGGCCGAGGTCACCCCGCACCACCTGCTGCTCGGCACGGGCGAGCTCGTCGGCTACGACACCACCTTCAAGGTCAACCCGCCGCTGCGCACGGACGAGCACATCGAGGCCGTCCGCGCCGCGCTGGCCGACGGGACCATCGACGCCGTCGCCACCGACCACGCCCCGCACGCGGCCCAGGACAAGGACCACGCCTTCGTCGACGCCCGCCCCGGCATGATCGGCCTGGAGCAGGCGCTGTCCGTGGTGATCGAGACGATGGTCCGCCCCGGCCGCCTCGACTGGGCCGGCGTCGCCGAGCGCATGAGCCACACCCCGGCCCGCATCGCCAGCCTGACGACGCAGGGTCGCCCGCTGGCCGTCGGCGAGCCCGCCAACATCGTGCTCATCGACCCGGCCCGTACCGCGGTGGTGGACAAGACGCAGTCCGTGTCGCTGAGCCGCAACAACCCGTACGACGGCCGCACCCTCCCCGACCCCGTCGAGGCCACCTTCTGGAACGGCCGCCGCACGTACTCGCGCTGA
- a CDS encoding SDR family oxidoreductase has protein sequence MATNKLLFIGGTGIISSKSVRLAHERGHDVTVLNRGISRIRPLPEGVRSLVADIRDPRSVRDAIGSEEFDAVAEFAAFTPEHVAGDLDLFEGRAGQYVFISSASAYQKPPASLPITESTPLVNPFWRYSRDKIACEDLLVAAHRDRGLPVTIVRPSHTYDEAALPTLGGWTDVARMRAGRPVVVHGDGTSLWTLTHSRDFAVAFVGLLANPLALGEAYTITGDHHPTWNQIYEWIGRAAGVEAELVHVASETIGRVLPEHLDGLVGDKAHSVVFDNSKVKALVPEFSTTVPYWEGAAQTIAWYDAHPEKQVVDVALDAAFDALVAHARYA, from the coding sequence ATGGCAACCAACAAGCTCCTGTTCATCGGCGGCACCGGAATCATCTCGTCGAAATCGGTGCGCCTGGCGCACGAGCGCGGGCATGACGTCACGGTCCTGAACCGCGGGATCTCCCGCATCCGGCCCCTGCCCGAAGGAGTGCGGTCGCTGGTCGCCGACATCCGCGATCCGCGCTCGGTGCGCGACGCGATCGGCTCGGAGGAGTTCGACGCGGTCGCGGAGTTCGCGGCGTTCACGCCCGAGCACGTGGCGGGCGACCTCGACCTGTTCGAGGGCCGCGCCGGCCAGTACGTCTTCATCAGCTCGGCCTCGGCGTACCAGAAGCCCCCGGCCAGCCTGCCGATCACCGAGTCGACGCCCCTGGTCAACCCCTTCTGGCGGTACTCACGCGACAAGATCGCCTGCGAGGACCTGCTGGTGGCCGCGCACCGCGACCGCGGTCTGCCCGTCACGATCGTGCGTCCCTCGCACACCTACGACGAGGCGGCGCTTCCGACGCTCGGTGGCTGGACCGATGTGGCGAGGATGAGGGCGGGCAGGCCGGTCGTGGTGCACGGCGACGGCACCAGCCTGTGGACGCTGACGCACTCCCGGGACTTCGCGGTGGCCTTTGTGGGGTTGCTCGCCAACCCGCTGGCGCTCGGCGAGGCCTACACGATCACCGGCGACCATCACCCGACATGGAACCAGATCTACGAGTGGATCGGCCGGGCCGCGGGGGTCGAGGCCGAGCTGGTGCACGTCGCCAGCGAGACCATCGGGCGGGTCCTGCCGGAGCACCTCGACGGGCTCGTGGGGGACAAGGCCCACAGCGTCGTCTTCGACAACTCCAAGGTCAAGGCGCTGGTGCCGGAGTTCAGCACCACCGTGCCCTACTGGGAGGGCGCCGCCCAGACCATTGCCTGGTACGACGCCCATCCCGAGAAGCAGGTCGTCGACGTCGCGCTGGACGCGGCCTTCGACGCCCTCGTTGCCCACGCCCGCTACGCCTGA
- a CDS encoding AAA family ATPase, which produces MPDFQETTNLVSSYLRARVPLVIIESIEPSRVMDLLRQVADEIRSMNFFEHSRTEGIKDLLTQQSMGDDTSLAAALDQARVTFKARRNVNFVLTDVEDLADETSTSRHLAEMVRLAEACSGSIILIESNPVWTGLGRLGMSVALDVPTTDELAETLQSIINDQEGLVSVAWGPAEVRRAAEILTGVTETEAVNVLMTMLTRKQLGPDDLSQLSEYKDRILGALAGIERIPLREDYSVGGLRQLQSWLVDREFLMKADLSATRLNPPKGVLLVGVPGCGKSLSAKAIAHSWGLPLYRLDMAGILGMYVGQSESRLREALAAADRVAPCVLWVDEIEKALATSNGEGGTTQRLIGQFLYWLQESTSKTFLVATANDVSALPPELLRKGRFDEMFFVDLPDADDRAEIIELYFDRYLEARLSPALLTELVRITDGFSGSDIDSVVHSIASRMFTQGTTLLPPEDELRPWFVDVVPYSRTNHEDVAHLRAWANGRCLPAGTPPAIDAPAGAPIRRLLVG; this is translated from the coding sequence TTGCCGGATTTTCAGGAAACCACGAACCTCGTGTCCAGCTATCTGAGGGCTCGTGTTCCGCTGGTGATCATCGAGTCCATCGAACCCAGCCGCGTCATGGACCTGCTGCGGCAGGTGGCCGACGAGATCCGGTCGATGAACTTCTTCGAGCATTCACGCACAGAGGGAATCAAGGATCTCCTCACCCAGCAGTCAATGGGTGACGACACCTCCCTGGCCGCCGCCTTGGATCAGGCGCGCGTCACCTTCAAGGCCCGGCGCAATGTCAACTTCGTGCTGACCGATGTCGAGGACCTCGCAGACGAGACGTCCACCTCACGTCATCTCGCAGAGATGGTTCGGCTGGCGGAAGCCTGCTCCGGCTCCATCATCCTGATCGAGTCCAACCCTGTCTGGACGGGGCTGGGGCGGCTGGGAATGAGCGTTGCCCTTGATGTTCCGACGACCGATGAGCTTGCCGAGACACTGCAGTCGATCATCAACGACCAGGAGGGCCTCGTCTCGGTGGCCTGGGGCCCTGCCGAGGTCCGCCGCGCGGCGGAGATCCTCACCGGGGTGACCGAGACCGAAGCAGTCAACGTCCTCATGACGATGCTCACCAGGAAGCAGTTGGGGCCTGACGACCTCAGCCAACTCTCGGAGTACAAGGACCGCATCCTCGGGGCGCTGGCCGGCATCGAACGCATCCCGCTCCGCGAGGACTACAGCGTCGGTGGGCTACGGCAGCTGCAGAGTTGGCTGGTCGATCGCGAGTTCCTCATGAAGGCCGATCTCTCGGCCACCCGTCTGAACCCGCCCAAGGGTGTGCTCCTGGTCGGGGTTCCGGGCTGCGGGAAGTCGCTCTCGGCCAAGGCGATCGCCCACAGCTGGGGGCTGCCCCTCTACCGACTCGACATGGCGGGGATCCTGGGCATGTACGTGGGCCAGTCCGAGTCCCGACTCCGGGAGGCTCTCGCGGCCGCCGATCGGGTGGCCCCCTGTGTCCTGTGGGTGGACGAGATCGAGAAGGCACTTGCCACGTCGAACGGTGAGGGCGGCACGACCCAGCGCTTGATCGGGCAGTTCCTCTACTGGCTCCAGGAGTCCACCTCCAAGACGTTCCTCGTCGCGACGGCCAACGACGTGTCCGCGCTCCCCCCTGAGTTGCTGCGGAAAGGTCGCTTCGACGAGATGTTCTTCGTGGACCTGCCCGATGCTGACGACCGCGCCGAGATCATCGAACTCTACTTCGACCGCTACCTTGAGGCGCGCCTTTCCCCCGCGCTCCTGACGGAGCTCGTGAGGATCACGGACGGCTTCTCCGGTTCCGATATCGACTCGGTGGTTCACTCCATCGCGTCGAGGATGTTCACCCAGGGGACGACCCTGCTACCACCGGAGGACGAGCTTCGTCCCTGGTTCGTCGACGTCGTGCCCTACAGCCGCACGAATCACGAGGATGTGGCGCATCTGCGCGCCTGGGCGAATGGACGCTGCCTGCCTGCTGGGACACCGCCCGCGATCGATGCCCCGGCCGGCGCCCCGATCCGCCGGCTTCTCGTCGGTTGA
- a CDS encoding aspartate carbamoyltransferase catalytic subunit — MKHLLSIADLSRAEIDSILTTAEEMHDVQNRQVKKLPALRGRTVVNLFFEDSTRTRSSFELAAKWLSADAVNVSAKGSSVSKGESMRDTLMTLDAMGVDAIVMRHAGSGSVAQAAGWVRASMINAGDGMHEHPTQALLDAHAMRRHLARNDLGDLEGKRVAIVGDLLHSRVVRSNVLLLNKLGASVVLVAPPTLMPPGAEAWDADSTAVFDDVLDDIDVAMMLRVQRERMSGGFFPSEREYVDAYGLTPRRLARLRDGACVMHPGPMNRGLEISSLAADSPRSIVLDQVSSGVAVRMSVLYHVLAGDSSTH; from the coding sequence GTGAAGCACCTCCTCAGCATCGCCGACCTCAGCCGCGCGGAGATCGACTCGATCCTGACCACCGCCGAGGAGATGCACGACGTGCAGAACCGGCAGGTGAAGAAGCTGCCCGCGCTGCGCGGCCGCACCGTCGTGAATCTGTTCTTCGAGGACTCCACCCGCACCCGCTCCTCGTTCGAGCTCGCCGCCAAGTGGCTCTCCGCCGACGCCGTCAACGTGTCGGCCAAGGGCTCGAGCGTCAGCAAGGGCGAGTCCATGCGCGACACCCTCATGACGCTGGACGCGATGGGCGTCGACGCCATCGTGATGCGCCACGCCGGCTCCGGCTCGGTCGCCCAGGCGGCCGGCTGGGTCCGCGCCTCCATGATCAACGCCGGCGACGGCATGCACGAGCACCCCACCCAGGCGCTGCTCGACGCGCACGCCATGCGCCGCCACCTCGCCCGCAACGACCTCGGCGACCTCGAGGGCAAGCGGGTCGCGATCGTCGGCGACCTCCTGCACTCCCGCGTGGTGCGCTCCAACGTCCTGCTGCTGAACAAGCTCGGCGCCTCCGTTGTGCTGGTCGCTCCCCCGACCCTGATGCCGCCCGGCGCCGAGGCGTGGGATGCGGACTCGACCGCGGTGTTCGACGACGTGCTCGACGACATCGACGTCGCGATGATGCTGCGCGTGCAGCGCGAGCGGATGTCCGGTGGTTTCTTCCCGTCGGAGCGCGAGTACGTCGACGCGTACGGGCTCACCCCCCGCCGGCTCGCCCGCCTGAGGGACGGCGCGTGCGTCATGCACCCCGGCCCGATGAACCGCGGCCTGGAGATCTCCTCGCTGGCCGCCGACTCCCCCCGCTCGATCGTCCTCGACCAGGTCAGCTCCGGCGTCGCCGTGCGCATGAGCGTGCTGTACCACGTCCTCGCCGGCGACAGCTCCACCCACTGA